Proteins co-encoded in one Prevotella sp. E13-27 genomic window:
- a CDS encoding DUF2851 family protein, whose amino-acid sequence MEQLLHYVWKHKLWPLHALTTTDDRLVEVIDPGLYNRRNAGPDFFNAKVRIGSTLWVGNVEIHTNASDWYAHGHDRDSAYDNVVLHVVGNADVNVKNSRGDYLPQIVLEVPSAVKEHYEELLHTDQYPPCYSIIPNLSRLLVHSWMAALQTERLEKKTEAIRQRAERAGGSWEDAYFVTLARNYGFGINSDAFEEWAQRVPLSAVGKHRDDLFQIEAMFFGQAGLLNPDAMSTQHRADALADDYFCRLRNEYQYLAHKFSMEPMDAKMWRFLRLRPQNFPYIRISQLANLYYERRSGLSSLIECKTIEDIQQLLATQVTPYWQTHYTFGAESRHSEKRMSAASLNLIIINTAIPMLFAVGRHRQKEELCDRAFDLLEQLKAENNHIVSTWQECGLEAHSAGDSQALIQLKNEYCDRRDCLRCRFGYEYLSRGEK is encoded by the coding sequence ATGGAACAACTTCTGCATTACGTTTGGAAACACAAGCTGTGGCCACTGCATGCCCTGACCACTACCGACGACCGATTGGTAGAGGTTATAGACCCCGGCTTGTATAATCGTAGGAATGCCGGCCCCGACTTCTTCAATGCTAAGGTACGTATCGGCAGTACCCTTTGGGTAGGCAATGTTGAGATACATACCAATGCCAGCGACTGGTATGCTCATGGTCATGACCGTGACAGCGCCTATGATAATGTGGTGCTACATGTCGTGGGCAATGCCGATGTCAACGTTAAGAACTCTCGTGGCGACTATCTGCCGCAGATAGTGCTTGAGGTGCCGTCAGCGGTTAAGGAACACTACGAAGAGCTGCTACATACAGACCAGTATCCGCCATGTTATAGCATCATTCCAAACCTCTCACGATTGCTTGTCCATTCCTGGATGGCAGCACTGCAGACCGAGCGTCTGGAGAAGAAGACCGAAGCGATACGCCAAAGGGCGGAGCGCGCTGGCGGTTCATGGGAAGATGCCTATTTCGTGACGCTTGCGCGTAACTATGGCTTCGGCATCAACAGCGATGCTTTCGAGGAGTGGGCTCAGCGTGTGCCGTTAAGCGCTGTGGGCAAACATCGTGACGACTTGTTCCAGATTGAAGCGATGTTCTTCGGACAGGCAGGACTTCTCAATCCTGATGCTATGAGTACTCAACATCGTGCTGATGCCCTTGCCGATGACTATTTCTGTCGTCTTCGCAATGAGTATCAGTATCTTGCACACAAGTTCTCTATGGAGCCTATGGATGCCAAGATGTGGCGTTTCCTACGCTTGCGTCCACAGAACTTCCCTTATATCCGCATATCGCAGTTGGCCAACCTCTACTATGAGCGGCGTAGTGGGTTGAGCAGCCTCATAGAATGTAAAACCATTGAGGACATACAGCAGTTGCTCGCCACACAGGTTACACCTTACTGGCAGACGCACTATACCTTTGGTGCTGAGAGCCGTCACTCCGAGAAGCGCATGTCGGCAGCATCGCTCAATCTGATAATTATAAACACGGCCATCCCGATGCTCTTTGCCGTTGGACGTCATAGACAGAAAGAGGAACTCTGTGACCGTGCCTTTGACCTTTTGGAGCAGTTGAAGGCTGAGAACAACCACATTGTATCAACATGGCAGGAGTGTGGCTTGGAGGCACACTCTGCAGGCGATTCTCAGGCTCTTATCCAGCTTAAAAACGAGTATTGCGACCGCCGCGATTGTCTGCGTTGCCGCTTCGGCTACGAGTATCTGTCTAGAGGTGAGAAGTAA
- the coaD gene encoding pantetheine-phosphate adenylyltransferase, translating into MRTGIFVGSFNPFTIGHDSIVRRALPLFDRLVIGVVGDNVQKPDMLPAEERMKAIKALYVNEPAIEVKPYFGLAVDFARAENARFIVKGVRSAKDFEYEREQAEINRMITNGEVETILLYAEPQLSSISSSMVRELQHFGIDVSKFLP; encoded by the coding sequence ATGCGTACAGGAATTTTTGTAGGAAGCTTTAATCCGTTTACTATAGGTCATGACAGCATAGTCCGTAGGGCTCTGCCGCTTTTCGATAGATTGGTCATAGGTGTCGTTGGCGATAATGTCCAAAAACCCGACATGCTGCCTGCAGAGGAGCGCATGAAAGCTATTAAGGCTCTGTATGTCAACGAACCGGCTATAGAGGTGAAGCCTTATTTTGGTCTTGCCGTTGATTTCGCCCGTGCGGAAAACGCCCGTTTCATTGTTAAGGGCGTACGCTCTGCCAAGGATTTTGAGTACGAGCGGGAACAGGCTGAAATCAACCGTATGATAACAAACGGTGAGGTGGAGACCATCCTTCTATATGCTGAGCCTCAACTCTCAAGCATCTCCTCGTCAATGGTTCGTGAGTTGCAGCATTTCGGCATTGATGTGTCGAAGTTCCTTCCCTGA
- a CDS encoding alpha-1,6-glucosidase domain-containing protein, translated as MKKLYLTAITMMMSATVFAQDFHFDEMTYSPEQTTFKLFAPNDAKCTVKVGKKKVKMTKTADCLWTATVKGDLKGQPYVFNTGHGDTPGVFAKAVGVNGQQAYVIDLATTNPEGWENDRRPVLKTPADLVIYEMHHRDFSISRSEAKYPGKFLALTEPWAINHLKALGINAVHILPSYDYGSVDETRLNEPQFNWGYDPVNYNVPEGSYSTDPYKPEVRIREFKQMVQALHKAGIRVILDVVYNHTYDIDRSNFQRTFPDYYYRKSGEWRTESGEFLPCKRPSAERATVPDGSPSGYSNGSGCGNETASERPMMRRFMIESVKYWINEYHIDGFRFDLMGIHDIQTMNEIRKAVDAIDPTIFIYGEGWSAGACAMPNELLAMKANIPQMPGIAAFCDDMRDALRGPFSDDTKCGWLGGSYDNKETESLKAGIVGMIAHPQIDYSKVNYSDKPYALEPTQMIAYVSCHDDMCLVDRLKTSIIDKENHKGNPTSQLSARPNGTLSSERILHSQLKDDLIRLDLLAQTAVFTSQGVPFILAGEELLRDKKGVHNSYNSPDSINQFDWQNKQRYPQVFQYYQGLIQLRRMHPAFRLGNADLVRKHLEFLDAPEGVVAFRLKNYAGRDSWRDIIVVLNSTTKEQQIAVPHAAYTVACANGIITLRNRGLDQFTGNKVTVAPRSALIMHD; from the coding sequence ATGAAGAAGTTGTATTTAACAGCAATAACGATGATGATGTCTGCAACAGTCTTTGCACAGGACTTTCATTTTGACGAGATGACCTACTCGCCGGAACAGACCACCTTCAAACTCTTTGCGCCCAACGATGCCAAATGCACGGTGAAGGTTGGCAAGAAGAAGGTGAAGATGACCAAGACTGCCGATTGTCTGTGGACAGCCACCGTGAAAGGTGACCTGAAAGGACAGCCTTACGTGTTCAACACAGGCCACGGTGACACCCCGGGAGTCTTTGCCAAGGCAGTGGGCGTCAACGGACAGCAGGCATACGTCATTGATCTCGCGACGACGAACCCCGAAGGATGGGAGAACGACCGGCGGCCAGTGCTGAAAACGCCTGCCGACCTCGTCATTTACGAGATGCACCATCGCGACTTCTCCATCTCACGCAGTGAGGCGAAGTATCCCGGTAAGTTCCTCGCCCTCACCGAGCCGTGGGCCATAAACCACCTGAAGGCGCTAGGCATAAACGCCGTCCACATCCTTCCGAGCTATGACTATGGCTCTGTCGATGAGACACGCCTCAACGAGCCGCAGTTCAACTGGGGCTATGACCCAGTGAACTATAACGTGCCCGAGGGCAGTTACTCCACCGACCCCTATAAGCCCGAGGTGCGCATACGTGAGTTCAAGCAGATGGTTCAGGCTCTTCACAAGGCTGGCATCCGCGTCATCCTCGACGTGGTCTATAACCACACCTACGACATAGACCGTTCCAACTTCCAAAGGACTTTTCCTGACTACTACTATAGGAAGAGTGGAGAGTGGAGAACTGAGAGTGGAGAGTTCTTGCCTTGCAAGCGTCCTTCGGCCGAGCGTGCCACCGTTCCCGACGGCTCTCCGTCGGGCTACAGCAACGGCTCCGGCTGCGGCAACGAGACGGCTTCTGAGAGGCCTATGATGCGGCGGTTCATGATTGAGAGCGTGAAATACTGGATCAACGAGTATCATATCGACGGGTTCCGCTTCGACCTCATGGGCATCCACGACATACAGACTATGAACGAGATACGCAAGGCTGTCGATGCCATAGACCCCACCATCTTCATCTATGGCGAGGGCTGGAGCGCAGGAGCATGCGCCATGCCAAACGAGCTGCTTGCCATGAAGGCCAACATCCCGCAGATGCCAGGCATTGCCGCCTTCTGCGATGACATGCGCGACGCTCTGCGCGGTCCGTTCTCCGACGATACTAAATGCGGATGGCTGGGCGGCTCTTATGACAACAAGGAGACGGAGAGTCTGAAGGCTGGCATCGTAGGCATGATAGCCCATCCGCAGATAGACTATTCTAAGGTTAACTACTCCGACAAACCCTATGCCTTGGAGCCAACACAGATGATTGCCTATGTCAGCTGTCACGACGACATGTGTCTCGTGGACCGTCTAAAAACCTCTATTATTGACAAAGAGAATCACAAAGGTAATCCCACCTCTCAACTCTCCGCTCGGCCCAATGGGACGCTTTCCTCAGAAAGAATTCTCCATTCTCAATTAAAAGACGACCTCATTCGTCTCGACCTGCTGGCGCAGACTGCCGTGTTCACCTCTCAGGGTGTACCGTTCATCCTTGCCGGTGAGGAGCTATTACGCGACAAGAAGGGTGTGCACAACTCTTACAACTCACCCGACAGCATCAACCAGTTCGACTGGCAGAACAAACAGCGCTATCCACAGGTGTTCCAGTATTATCAGGGACTCATACAGCTGCGCCGCATGCACCCAGCATTCCGTCTCGGCAATGCCGACCTTGTGCGCAAGCATCTGGAGTTCCTCGACGCTCCCGAGGGTGTTGTTGCTTTCAGGCTTAAGAACTATGCTGGTCGTGACAGTTGGCGCGACATCATTGTTGTGCTCAACTCCACAACAAAGGAACAGCAAATCGCTGTTCCCCATGCCGCCTACACCGTGGCGTGTGCCAACGGCATCATCACCCTTCGCAACCGCGGACTGGACCAGTTCACCGGCAACAAGGTCACCGTGGCGCCGCGCTCAGCCCTCATCATGCACGACTAA
- a CDS encoding glycoside hydrolase family 97 protein, whose translation MRICSIIIGLLLSVVTWAAEVKSPNGNIVLKFSLKDGRPTYSMTYKGKDVVLPSHLGLELAKDKHASLGLGERDLMDGFTIEKEETSSFDETWQPVWGETRDIRNHYNEYAVTLMQQWRENVKSSRPGMQLQPRRHHRHIIIRFRVYDDGIGLRYEFPQQPDLNYFIIKEERTEFAMTGDHTAWWIPGDYDTQEQETQESKLSEISSRMHDAVNWGNSSVAVFSDTGVQTSLQMKSADGLYINIHEAACLDYATMHLELCDDFTFVSHLTPDATGLKGCMQTPCTTPWRTVMVSDDARDMLSSNLILNLNEPCKIEDTSWIHPTKYCGVWWEMIVGRGSWHYTDDVLSVDISTFDYTKSKPNGRHCANNETVKRYIDFAAKNGLDQVLVEGWNIGWEDWANMWKRDVFDFVTPYPDFDIKMLNDYAHSKGVKLMMHHETSSSTQNYERHIKEAFELMNRYGYDAVKTGYVGDIIPRGDHHYSQSMNNHYLYVIKEAAKHHIMVNSHEATRPTGLCRTYPNLVGGESARGTEYEAFGGSRPDHTCILPFTRLQGGPMDFTPGILETKLSTWSDNTSWVHTTLCGQLALYLTMYSPLQMAADLPENYERFDDAFQFIRDVACDWDDSRYLEAEPADYITVARKAKGTDNWFIGGKCDENGHKSVIRLDFLDKGRKYDCTIYADAKDAHYETNPKAYTITRKTVKAGDVLKMTEAPGGGFAISLMAK comes from the coding sequence ATGAGAATTTGTTCTATTATAATAGGTTTGTTGTTGTCAGTCGTAACATGGGCGGCAGAAGTAAAGTCACCCAATGGGAACATAGTGCTGAAATTCAGCTTGAAGGACGGACGCCCCACCTACTCCATGACCTACAAGGGAAAGGACGTGGTGCTGCCGTCACACCTCGGACTGGAGCTGGCAAAGGACAAGCATGCCTCACTCGGACTCGGCGAGCGCGACCTCATGGATGGCTTCACCATCGAGAAGGAAGAGACATCATCGTTCGACGAGACATGGCAGCCCGTATGGGGTGAGACTCGCGACATACGTAACCACTATAACGAGTATGCCGTCACCCTCATGCAGCAGTGGCGCGAGAACGTGAAGTCGTCACGCCCTGGCATGCAGCTACAGCCACGACGCCATCACCGTCATATCATCATTCGCTTCCGCGTCTATGACGACGGCATCGGCCTGCGCTATGAGTTTCCACAGCAGCCCGACCTGAACTACTTTATCATAAAGGAGGAGCGCACCGAATTTGCCATGACAGGCGACCATACCGCATGGTGGATCCCTGGCGACTACGACACACAGGAGCAGGAGACACAGGAGAGCAAGCTGTCAGAGATAAGCAGTCGCATGCACGACGCCGTGAACTGGGGCAACTCAAGCGTTGCTGTGTTCTCTGATACAGGTGTGCAAACATCGCTCCAGATGAAGAGTGCTGACGGCCTTTATATCAACATCCACGAGGCAGCCTGTCTCGACTATGCCACAATGCACCTCGAGCTTTGTGATGACTTCACCTTCGTGAGCCACCTCACCCCTGATGCCACCGGGCTGAAGGGCTGCATGCAGACACCATGCACCACCCCATGGCGCACGGTGATGGTCAGCGACGACGCTCGCGACATGCTGTCGAGCAACCTCATACTGAACCTCAACGAGCCATGTAAGATTGAAGACACCTCATGGATACACCCCACGAAATACTGCGGTGTGTGGTGGGAGATGATTGTTGGCCGCGGAAGCTGGCACTACACCGACGACGTGCTCTCAGTAGACATCTCTACCTTCGACTACACGAAGTCAAAGCCCAACGGCAGGCACTGTGCCAACAACGAGACGGTGAAGCGTTACATCGACTTCGCCGCAAAGAACGGCCTCGACCAGGTGCTGGTAGAGGGATGGAACATTGGCTGGGAGGACTGGGCCAACATGTGGAAGCGTGATGTCTTCGACTTCGTCACCCCCTATCCCGACTTCGACATCAAGATGCTCAACGACTACGCCCACTCCAAGGGTGTTAAGCTGATGATGCACCACGAGACGTCAAGCTCTACACAGAACTATGAGCGCCACATCAAGGAGGCGTTCGAGCTCATGAACCGCTACGGCTATGACGCAGTGAAGACAGGTTATGTGGGCGACATCATCCCGCGTGGCGACCACCACTACTCACAGTCCATGAACAACCACTACCTCTATGTCATCAAGGAGGCCGCCAAACATCATATCATGGTGAACTCTCACGAGGCGACACGTCCTACAGGCCTCTGCCGCACCTATCCGAACCTTGTAGGCGGCGAGTCGGCACGCGGCACAGAGTATGAAGCATTTGGTGGAAGCCGTCCCGACCACACCTGCATACTGCCGTTCACCCGACTGCAGGGCGGTCCCATGGACTTCACCCCGGGCATCCTTGAGACGAAGCTCTCTACATGGAGCGATAACACGTCGTGGGTTCACACCACCCTCTGCGGTCAGCTGGCACTCTACCTGACGATGTACTCACCGCTACAGATGGCTGCCGACCTGCCTGAGAACTACGAGCGCTTCGACGATGCGTTCCAGTTCATACGCGACGTAGCATGCGACTGGGACGACTCACGCTATCTGGAAGCAGAGCCTGCCGACTATATCACCGTGGCACGCAAGGCGAAGGGCACCGACAATTGGTTCATAGGCGGTAAGTGCGACGAGAATGGCCATAAGTCTGTCATACGCCTCGACTTCCTTGATAAGGGTCGCAAATACGACTGCACCATCTACGCCGATGCTAAGGATGCTCACTACGAGACAAATCCGAAGGCTTATACCATCACCCGAAAGACCGTGAAAGCGGGCGACGTGCTGAAGATGACGGAAGCCCCCGGCGGCGGTTTCGCCATCTCCCTGATGGCAAAGTGA
- a CDS encoding 4-alpha-glucanotransferase — MKLLFNLEYKTTFGEQLVLNLMNEKQDVTHFPMQTNDGLHWKVELSPSVETTTHLDYYYSVVNGDEEKRHEWHTVPHRVELAAKQGTIYTIYDHWIDTPDDAPMYSSAFTECIMARERKMSDTSNFLRTVRIKVRAPQLRANQRLAIVGAPEYLGAWEPNRVLPMTEHEYNEWVISLDADRLPGFFEFKFVIINNDDEGIESWENTQNRTINLPEMETGDVVVYELPQAFFNVYPWKGAGTVIPVFSLRSEGSFGVGDFGDLKMMVDWCAKTKQRILQILPINDTNMTGTWQDSYPYNSISIYALHPQYTDFRQLPELKDEKLRQQFEQVRQELNALPQIDYERMFSAKMDYLRAIFKQEGASIKRKAAYKRFVEQNRDWLEPYARFCFYRDLYGTATFSEWPQPLAKPDQKILDFWCFVQFNLDQQMHSAHEHARKQRVVLKGDIPIGISRDGVEAWVEPRYFNLNGQAGAPPDAFAEDGQNWGFPTYNWDEMLSDGCQWWVRRFRKMAEFFDAYRIDHVLGFFRIWEIPMPHKSGLWGQFQPALGMTKEEIEAYGVTFREEFFLKDHKSLSSLTSNLSPLTSHLSPLLWHPRINATKMPEFQTLSTDEQWHFWNLYNDYFYRRNNQFWYEEAMKKLPRLTQATRMLCCAEDLGMVPDCVPWVMNELRILSLEIQSMPKEQGIRFGKLSHNPYRSVCTISTHDMATLRQWWDEDEERTQDYYTSRLRREDPAPHPLPGWLAKDIVSRHLTSPSMLCLLSLQDWLSINEHLRLPDQNAERINIPANPRHYWRYRMHLTIEQLLAADDFNAEVSTMIIQSGRK; from the coding sequence ATGAAGTTACTATTTAACCTTGAGTACAAGACTACATTCGGTGAACAGCTTGTACTGAACTTGATGAATGAAAAACAGGACGTTACTCATTTTCCAATGCAGACAAATGATGGTCTGCATTGGAAAGTTGAGCTTTCGCCCTCAGTAGAAACCACAACCCATCTTGACTATTATTACAGCGTTGTAAATGGCGATGAGGAGAAACGCCACGAGTGGCATACCGTTCCCCACCGTGTGGAGCTTGCTGCTAAGCAGGGCACCATCTACACCATCTACGACCACTGGATAGACACTCCCGATGATGCCCCGATGTATTCATCAGCATTTACCGAGTGTATCATGGCCCGCGAACGTAAGATGAGCGACACGAGCAACTTCCTGCGCACTGTGCGCATCAAGGTTCGTGCTCCCCAGTTGCGTGCCAACCAGCGTCTGGCCATCGTTGGCGCGCCGGAATATCTCGGTGCATGGGAGCCCAACCGTGTGCTGCCTATGACAGAGCACGAATATAACGAATGGGTCATAAGCCTCGATGCCGACCGTTTGCCGGGATTCTTCGAGTTCAAGTTCGTCATCATCAATAATGACGACGAGGGCATAGAGTCATGGGAGAACACACAGAACCGCACCATCAACCTACCCGAGATGGAGACGGGCGATGTGGTGGTATATGAGCTGCCACAGGCATTCTTCAATGTCTATCCATGGAAAGGAGCAGGCACAGTCATCCCCGTCTTCTCACTGCGTAGTGAGGGTAGCTTCGGCGTTGGCGACTTCGGCGACCTTAAGATGATGGTTGACTGGTGTGCGAAGACCAAGCAGCGCATATTACAGATACTGCCCATCAACGACACCAACATGACTGGCACGTGGCAGGACTCCTATCCCTACAACTCCATAAGTATCTATGCGCTGCATCCTCAATACACCGACTTCCGTCAGCTGCCTGAGCTGAAAGACGAGAAGCTGCGCCAACAGTTCGAGCAGGTGCGTCAGGAGCTTAACGCCCTACCCCAGATAGACTATGAGCGCATGTTCAGTGCAAAGATGGACTATCTGCGTGCCATCTTCAAGCAGGAAGGAGCATCCATAAAGCGTAAGGCGGCCTATAAACGCTTCGTAGAACAGAACCGCGACTGGCTGGAGCCATACGCACGCTTCTGCTTCTATCGTGACCTCTATGGAACGGCAACGTTCTCGGAGTGGCCACAGCCGTTGGCAAAGCCCGACCAGAAGATTCTGGATTTCTGGTGCTTCGTACAGTTCAACCTCGACCAGCAGATGCATTCCGCCCATGAGCATGCCCGCAAGCAGCGCGTGGTGCTGAAAGGCGACATACCCATCGGCATTAGCCGCGACGGTGTAGAGGCATGGGTAGAGCCTCGCTATTTCAACCTCAACGGACAGGCAGGTGCACCACCCGATGCCTTTGCCGAAGACGGACAGAACTGGGGATTCCCCACATACAACTGGGACGAGATGCTCAGTGACGGCTGTCAGTGGTGGGTACGCCGCTTCCGTAAGATGGCGGAGTTCTTCGATGCCTATCGCATAGACCATGTGCTCGGCTTCTTCCGCATATGGGAGATACCAATGCCTCACAAGAGTGGTCTGTGGGGACAGTTCCAGCCTGCCCTCGGCATGACCAAGGAAGAGATAGAGGCCTATGGCGTCACTTTCCGCGAAGAGTTCTTCCTCAAAGACCATAAGTCACTCTCATCTCTCACCTCTAACCTCTCACCTCTAACCTCTCACCTCTCACCTCTATTATGGCACCCCCGCATCAACGCTACAAAGATGCCGGAGTTCCAGACGCTCTCTACTGACGAGCAGTGGCACTTCTGGAACCTCTACAACGACTATTTCTATCGTCGCAACAACCAGTTCTGGTATGAGGAGGCCATGAAGAAGCTGCCACGTCTGACACAGGCCACACGCATGCTCTGCTGTGCCGAGGACCTGGGCATGGTGCCTGACTGCGTGCCCTGGGTGATGAACGAGCTGCGCATCCTGTCACTCGAGATACAGTCCATGCCTAAAGAACAGGGCATACGCTTCGGCAAGCTGTCACACAACCCCTACCGTTCGGTATGCACGATCTCCACTCATGACATGGCTACACTCCGTCAGTGGTGGGACGAGGACGAAGAGCGCACCCAGGACTACTACACGTCACGTCTACGCCGCGAGGATCCTGCTCCTCACCCACTGCCAGGATGGCTTGCCAAGGACATCGTGTCGCGTCACCTCACGTCACCGTCGATGCTATGCCTGCTCTCTCTTCAGGACTGGCTGTCCATCAACGAGCACCTGCGCTTGCCTGACCAGAATGCCGAGCGCATCAACATCCCTGCAAATCCGCGTCACTACTGGCGCTATCGCATGCATCTCACCATTGAGCAGCTGCTTGCTGCCGATGACTTCAACGCTGAGGTAAGCACAATGATAATTCAAAGCGGCAGAAAATGA
- a CDS encoding MFS transporter — translation MKQKPDLSFWKLWNLSFGFFGVQIAYALQSANISRIFATLGADPHDLSYFWILPPLMGMIVQPLVGLFSDKTWTRFGRRIPYLFVGAAFAVLVMVMLPNAGNLEFTFISAMTFGLISLMFLDTSINMAMQPFKMMVGDMVNEKQKAKAYSIQSFLCNAGSLMGFLFPYILTAIGIASVAAPGIIPDSVKWSFYLGATILILCVIYTTAKVKEYTPEEMAEFRASAQAENQLETTGSSSGNALQVFLQVGLVQFFCWAAFLFMWTYTNGAIAETAFGVDMGNTEFAASPEYQAAGDWVGVLFAVQAVGSMAWAVMLPRFKSVKMAYALSLLIGGAGFAMVPYISDQYLLFVPYFLIGTAWAAMLSMPFTLVTNALEGNKHMGTYLGLFNCTICIPQIIAALLGGVILSLVGSHQYNMMIVAGVCLAIGALCVGAIKNKTK, via the coding sequence ATGAAACAGAAACCTGATTTATCCTTTTGGAAGCTCTGGAACTTGAGCTTCGGTTTTTTCGGTGTGCAGATAGCCTACGCCCTGCAGAGCGCAAACATCTCGCGCATCTTTGCAACACTCGGTGCCGACCCCCACGACCTGAGCTACTTCTGGATCCTGCCACCACTCATGGGAATGATTGTGCAGCCACTCGTAGGACTGTTCAGCGACAAGACCTGGACACGCTTCGGTCGCCGCATACCCTACCTGTTCGTAGGAGCCGCCTTCGCCGTGCTGGTGATGGTCATGCTGCCTAACGCAGGTAATCTGGAGTTCACGTTCATCAGCGCCATGACCTTTGGCCTCATCTCGCTGATGTTTCTCGACACATCCATCAACATGGCAATGCAGCCGTTCAAGATGATGGTTGGCGACATGGTCAACGAGAAGCAGAAAGCCAAGGCCTATAGCATACAGTCGTTCCTGTGCAACGCTGGCAGCCTCATGGGCTTCCTCTTCCCTTACATTCTTACTGCCATCGGCATTGCCAGTGTGGCAGCCCCAGGCATCATTCCCGACTCGGTGAAGTGGTCGTTCTATCTCGGTGCCACCATCCTAATACTCTGCGTCATCTATACCACCGCGAAGGTGAAGGAATACACACCTGAGGAGATGGCAGAGTTCCGCGCCAGCGCACAGGCTGAGAATCAGTTGGAAACGACGGGCAGTTCATCAGGCAACGCGCTTCAGGTGTTCCTGCAGGTAGGCCTCGTTCAGTTCTTCTGCTGGGCAGCGTTCCTGTTCATGTGGACCTATACCAACGGTGCCATTGCCGAGACTGCTTTCGGTGTTGACATGGGCAATACTGAGTTTGCTGCTTCACCAGAGTATCAGGCAGCCGGCGACTGGGTAGGAGTGCTGTTTGCCGTTCAGGCCGTAGGCTCCATGGCGTGGGCCGTCATGCTGCCTCGTTTCAAGAGCGTTAAGATGGCCTATGCCCTGTCGCTGCTCATTGGCGGTGCCGGCTTCGCCATGGTACCGTATATTAGCGACCAATACCTGCTCTTCGTGCCTTACTTCCTCATCGGCACAGCGTGGGCTGCCATGCTGTCAATGCCGTTCACACTGGTTACCAACGCTCTGGAAGGCAACAAGCACATGGGCACTTATCTCGGATTGTTCAATTGTACCATCTGCATACCACAGATCATCGCTGCACTGCTGGGAGGTGTTATCCTCTCTCTTGTAGGCAGTCATCAGTATAACATGATGATTGTGGCAGGTGTCTGCCTCGCCATTGGTGCCCTATGTGTAGGTGCCATAAAGAACAAAACGAAATAA
- a CDS encoding LacI family DNA-binding transcriptional regulator yields MTGHNNLTMKDIARELGVSVATVSRALQNSPRISEDRKRMIQQYAREHNFTPNVLAESLRNSKVKPMKVIGVIMPEFVHYYFSTILRGIEEKASAHGYRIMVAQSNEDYEREVQLCQSFYENKVCGIIVSQAKETQHYEHFQKLLDEGVPLVFYDRICTGVNASMVVVDDYMAAFNAVNYLIQTGCRRIAFFGSKMNLEIAKNRFNGYKDALLKNGLPFDESLTRICDNRHDAEMITPELFDGDYYPDAFFAVNDDTAIGILYTVKSMGLRVPEDISICGFTNGVRAVSCDPMLTTVEQAGIKVGEEAVDVLLDHVEGRIPLTKVEKRVVRTRLIIRGTTR; encoded by the coding sequence ATGACTGGTCATAATAACCTCACCATGAAAGACATAGCCCGCGAGCTGGGCGTGTCGGTAGCAACAGTATCACGAGCCTTACAGAACTCGCCACGCATATCTGAAGACCGCAAGCGCATGATTCAGCAGTATGCTCGTGAACATAACTTCACACCCAACGTACTGGCAGAGTCGCTACGAAACAGCAAGGTGAAGCCTATGAAGGTGATAGGTGTCATCATGCCTGAGTTCGTACACTATTATTTCTCAACTATCCTTCGTGGCATTGAGGAAAAGGCGTCTGCCCATGGCTATCGCATCATGGTGGCACAGAGCAATGAGGACTACGAGCGTGAGGTGCAGCTGTGCCAGTCGTTCTATGAGAACAAGGTGTGTGGCATCATCGTGTCGCAGGCGAAGGAGACTCAACACTACGAACACTTCCAGAAGCTGCTCGACGAGGGTGTTCCTCTCGTGTTCTACGACCGCATCTGTACCGGTGTCAACGCGAGCATGGTTGTCGTCGATGACTATATGGCTGCTTTCAATGCGGTAAACTATCTCATACAGACAGGCTGCCGGCGCATAGCTTTCTTCGGCTCCAAGATGAATCTTGAGATAGCGAAAAACCGTTTCAATGGTTACAAGGATGCCTTGCTGAAGAATGGTCTGCCGTTTGACGAGTCGTTGACACGCATCTGCGACAACCGTCATGATGCTGAGATGATTACTCCGGAGCTGTTCGATGGCGACTATTATCCCGATGCTTTCTTTGCCGTTAACGACGACACTGCCATAGGCATCCTCTATACGGTGAAAAGCATGGGTCTTCGTGTGCCCGAGGACATCAGCATCTGCGGGTTTACCAATGGTGTGCGTGCTGTGTCATGCGACCCCATGCTCACCACTGTTGAGCAGGCGGGCATCAAGGTTGGTGAAGAGGCTGTCGATGTGTTGTTAGACCATGTCGAGGGACGCATACCGCTGACAAAGGTAGAGAAGCGTGTCGTGCGCACGCGCCTAATAATAAGAGGAACTACAAGGTGA